A single genomic interval of Stieleria maiorica harbors:
- a CDS encoding SDR family oxidoreductase, protein MIDLKEKVALVTGSSRGIGRAVAITLAEAGCDVIVNYVTSQNEALATAKEIQSLGRRCWIIRADVSEEDDVQSMFEFIEQEIGQLDILVSNAATGGFRPLLASNPRHFAAAMNTNVLALVHLVKAAVPLLENARDRGKVIAISSHGSHLALPMYGLIGGSKAALESITRHLALELGDRRINVNVVKSGLVETDSTRRIPDAEKMFAARTAKTMMGQRQLEASDVANAVAFLSSPISDLIQATTLTVDGGAAAHV, encoded by the coding sequence ATGATTGATCTGAAAGAGAAAGTCGCCCTCGTCACCGGAAGCTCGCGGGGGATCGGTCGCGCGGTGGCGATCACGTTGGCCGAAGCGGGGTGTGACGTGATCGTCAACTATGTCACGTCCCAGAATGAAGCGTTGGCGACCGCCAAAGAGATTCAGTCGCTGGGGCGACGCTGTTGGATCATCCGCGCCGACGTCAGCGAAGAAGACGATGTGCAGTCGATGTTCGAATTCATCGAGCAAGAAATCGGGCAACTGGACATCCTGGTCAGCAACGCCGCGACCGGCGGATTCCGCCCGCTGCTGGCCTCCAACCCCAGACACTTCGCCGCGGCGATGAACACCAACGTGCTCGCGCTGGTCCATCTGGTCAAAGCCGCCGTGCCGCTGCTGGAAAACGCGCGCGACCGTGGCAAAGTGATCGCGATTTCCAGCCACGGGTCACACCTGGCACTGCCGATGTACGGCTTGATCGGCGGCTCAAAGGCGGCCTTGGAAAGCATCACGCGACACTTGGCCTTGGAACTGGGGGATCGTCGCATCAACGTCAACGTGGTCAAATCCGGTCTGGTCGAAACCGATTCGACGCGTCGCATTCCGGATGCGGAAAAGATGTTTGCCGCCCGAACGGCCAAGACGATGATGGGACAACGGCAATTGGAAGCGTCCGACGTCGCCAACGCCGTCGCGTTTTTGTCCAGCCCGATCAGTGATCTGATTCAAGCGACGACCCTCACCGTCGATGGGGGAGCCGCTGCACACGTGTAG
- a CDS encoding 4'-phosphopantetheinyl transferase superfamily protein — MRISCSESWMTVTARRGTTASTPPWPMTLRSWLTPPEIDELDCFRAPNRRRDWIGGRWCAKQLLVEMFSDADDSPLKWQILSRASARRGRRPVVYRNDVRQPIDLSLAHCASITVAAVGHNHHDLDPPEGCRIGVDAIDRTALPDSFAQAWFSTAERHRLENRRWTIAAGWAAKEAAFKACNDGEPFRPRHVQIARVTAEGCTVDYETRRTADVRLRVYDDAIIAIARTSSLVGSVSVGPQRPHKSQCWPSHLQPFSPARPGEKGASVKRAAANVCYKVENTEHHTKNPS, encoded by the coding sequence ATGAGGATCTCTTGCAGCGAATCGTGGATGACGGTGACCGCGCGACGGGGCACGACCGCGTCCACTCCCCCTTGGCCGATGACGCTCCGGTCGTGGCTGACACCGCCCGAGATCGACGAACTGGATTGCTTTCGGGCGCCGAATCGACGCCGGGACTGGATCGGCGGACGGTGGTGCGCGAAACAACTGCTCGTTGAGATGTTCTCCGATGCCGATGACTCGCCGCTGAAGTGGCAGATCCTTTCACGCGCATCGGCGCGACGCGGTCGCCGTCCGGTCGTCTATCGAAATGACGTCCGGCAACCGATCGATCTGTCGCTCGCCCACTGTGCGTCGATCACGGTTGCCGCGGTAGGCCACAACCATCATGACCTCGATCCCCCCGAGGGGTGTCGAATCGGCGTCGATGCGATCGATCGCACCGCCTTGCCCGACAGTTTCGCGCAAGCCTGGTTCTCGACCGCGGAACGTCACCGATTGGAGAACCGCCGATGGACGATCGCCGCGGGATGGGCGGCGAAGGAGGCAGCGTTCAAAGCATGCAATGACGGCGAACCGTTTCGCCCCCGCCACGTTCAGATTGCCCGAGTCACTGCCGAGGGCTGCACCGTTGACTACGAAACCCGACGCACGGCGGACGTGCGATTGAGGGTTTACGATGACGCGATCATCGCGATCGCACGAACGAGCTCGCTCGTTGGCAGCGTGTCCGTCGGGCCTCAGCGTCCACACAAATCACAGTGCTGGCCCTCTCATCTCCAGCCCTTCTCCCCCGCAAGGCCGGGGGAGAAGGGAGCCAGTGTGAAACGGGCAGCCGCCAATGTCTGCTACAAGGTTGAGAACACCGAGCACCACACTAAGAATCCATCATGA